The DNA region CATTCTATGATTATGACATGTAACGAAACTGTTGAGCAAAGTACAAACGGCGAACAAGATTACGAAGAATACGACGAAAGCATGATGCCTGAGAATCTTCCGCAAGAGATCGAGAAACTCGAGAATCAAAAGAAACCGAACTTGGAGGAAACTGAGATAGTTAATTTAGGAGACGACGAGACAGTGAAGGAAACCCGGATCAGCATACACTTAGAAGCTGAACGGAAGCAAGAACTGTTGGAATTGCTTAAGCAGTATGTCGACGTATTTGCTTGGTCCTACGACGATATGCCCGGGCTGAGCACCGACATCGTCTCTCATAGGCTACCAACTGATCCCACCCGCCCGCCGATCAAGCAAAAGCGAAAGAAATTCAAGCCCGATTTGAGTTTAACAATCAAAGAGGAAGTCACTAAGCATATTGAAGCAAATGTCGTAAGGGTTACAAACTACCCTTCCTGGTTGGGCAACATTGTGCCCGTTCCCAAGAAGGATGGAAAAATCAGGATATgtgtggattatcgggatctcaacaaagcTAGTCCTAAGGATGACTTCCCCCttccaaacatccacatactcagcGATAACTGTGCAAAACATGAGTTGCAATCATTTGTCGATTGCTTTGCAGGATATCATCAGATTTTGATGCATGAGGATGATGCAGAAAAAATGGCATTTACCATTCCATGGGGAGTGTACTGCTACCGAGTGATGCCATCTGGCCTCAAGAATGTTGGTGCGACCTACATTAAGGCCATGACTAATTTATTCCATGATATGATTCATAAGGAGATCGAAGTCTACgtggacgatgtcattatcaaaTCTCTAAGGAGTTCAGATCATTTTGCTGACCTAAGGAAATTCTTTGAACGATTGCAGAggtacaacttgaagttgaatccgGCAAAATGTGCGTTTGGAGTTCCTGCTGGGAAATTATTGGGATTCATTGTTAGCAGAAAAGGTATAGAGTTGGATCCTTCAAAAATCAAGGCAATCCAAGACTTGCCTCCCCCGAAGAGCAGGAAAGATGTAATGAGTTTCCTCAGAAGGCTCAATTACATTAGTCGATTCATCGCACATTTGACGGTGATTTGTGAACCCATATTTAAGCTGCTGAAGAAAGATGCTACCACAAAATGGACAGAAGATtgtcagaaagcctttgacaaaatcaaagagtACTTGTCCAGTCCACCCGTATTAGTCCCGCCAGAACCGGGAAAACCTCTATTACTGTACTTGTCCGTATTGGAAGGTGCGTTTGGATGTGTATTAGGACAACACGATGAGACAGGGAAAAAGAAGCAAGCCATTTACTACCTAAGCAAGAAAATCACACCGTACGAGGCTAGGTACACTTTGTTGGAACGCACATGCTGCGCTTTGACTTAGATCGCACAAAGGTTGAGGCACTACTTATCGGTGTACACCACGTACTTGATCTCAATGATGGATCCACTCAAATACATCTTCCAAAAGCCGATGCCCACCGGGAAATTAGCAAAATGGCAAATCTTGTTAAGTGAGTTTGACATCGTGTACATAACTCAGAAGGCCATCAAGGGACAGGCCTTGGCGGATCACCTTGCAGAGAACCCTGTAGACAATGAATACAAGCCGCTTACAACCTATTTTCCTGATGAGGAGGTACCGTTCGCAGGGGATGATATTTCAGAGCCTTATTCAGGATGGGGGATGTTCTTTGACGGAGCGTCAAATTTCAAAGGATTCGGACTAGGAGCAGTTTTGGTTTCCGAGACGGGTCAGCACTACCCTATCTCGGCAGAGATCAGATTTCCCTACACGAATAATATGGCGGAATACGAAGCTTGCATTCTCGGGCTTAGGATGGCAGTTGATATGAACATCAAAGAAATTTTGGTAATGGGCGATTCTGACCTATTAGTTCATCAGGTACTAGGAGAATGGACCACCAAGAATGTCAAAATTCTTCCATACTTACATAGCGTGAAGGTGTTGTACAAGCAGTTCAGAGAGATTGACTTCAAGCATGTGCCTCGAATCCAAAATGAGTTTGCTGATGCCCTTGCGACATTGTCATCAATGATTCAACATCCGGACAAGAATTACATCGACCCTATCAAGGTAGAAATACAATATCAGCAAGCATATTGTATCCATGTCGATGAGGAATTGGATGGCCAGCCATGGTACTACGACATTAAAAAGTTTCTTGAGACGAGAGAATATCCGGAAAATGCAACTAACAAACAGAAGCGGACCTTGAGGAGAATGGAAAATCACTTCTTCCTTAACGGAGAAATCCTATATAGGAGGACTTCAGATCTGGGATTGCTAAGATGTGTGGACCCCACATGAACGAATTCACTTTGGCAAAGAAGATTCTGCAAGCAGGATACTTTTGGATGACTATGGAAAGAGACAGCATTCGCTATGTACAAAAGTTCCATCAATGTCAGGTTCACGGAGATTTCATTCGAGTTCCCCCAAATGAGCTCAATGTAATGGGCTCCCCTTGGTCGTTCGCCGCTTGGGGTATAGATATGATTGGACCTATCGAACCGCCCGCATCAAATGGACATCGTTTCATCCTGGTGGCCATCGATTATTTCACTAAATAGGTCCAAGCTTCAACGTACAAGGCAGTAACAAAGAAGGTGGTAGCAGATTTTGTTCGCAACAATATAGTTTGCCGATTTGGGATCCCAGAGTCAATTATCATAGATAATGCGGCCAATCTCAACAGCGATCTTATGAGAGAGACATGTGAAAAGTTTAGGATCGCCCACCGAAATTCCACAGCTTATCGACCACAGATGAATAGAGCAGTCGAGGCAGcaaataagaacatcaagaagatcTTAAGGAACATAACAGACAGTCACAAGCAGTGGCATGAAAATTTTCCATATGCTTTGCTTGGTTACCGTACCACTGCTAGAACATCTACAGGAGCAACTCCCTATATGCTGGTCTATGGTTCCGAAGCTGTGATACCCGCAGAAGTAGAGATACCTTCTCTTAGGATTATCCAAGATGTTGGTTTGGACAATGCAGAATGGATACGTAGTAGACACGAAcagttgatgctcattgatgagaAAAGGATGGACGCTGTCTGTCACGGTCAGCTTTATCAGAACAGGATATCCAAGGCATTTAACAAAAGAGTAAGGCCTAGGAAATTCGAACCAGGGCAATTGGTTTTAAAGCGAATATTTCCTCATCAGGACAAAGCTAAAGGGAAATTCACACCAAATTGGAAAGGTCCATACGTGGTTCATCGAGTGCTTTCAGGAGGAGCATTGATTTTGGCAGAAATGGATGGTAAAGTGAGCACGAAGCCCATCAACTCAGACTCGATCAAGAAGTACTACATCTGAAGACATCTAAGCTAGCTTTTTCTTTTCCGTTGTAATTATCATTTCTATTGTaaagaactacgctgacctgacttCCCACggtaggatacgtaggcaacccacatcgggtccgGTCTCTTGTAATAGAAAATCCCAAAAACATTATCTTCATGTAACTAGAACTACGATTCGACCTGATTTCCCTCGGTGAGATACGTAGGTAATCCCCACCGGATTCGGTCCTTTTATTAATCTTCTTTTCTATTGTaattgaactacgttatgacctgattccatttggatacgtaggcagcctaagTCAGGCTCGTTCATTGCTTTATTTTACCCCCTTATTGTAATTGAACTACGTTACGACCTGATTCTatttggatacgtaggcatccTAAGTCAGGCTCGGTCACATCACATtacatattattttattttcatttgtaCCCCCAAACTACATACAGACCTGATTCctatttgggatacgtaggcaacctaaaaAGGTTCGGTCATACCACTTAGGAAAccttttatttgtaatgtaactaTAGATTAGGATCGGTCTCATCATCAAAGACATCGCGACACTTGGTTTGAATATGAAGAAGCATCATCAGAGGAACAAACTATGCAAAGACACAGTTTGGATGCGGGCGTCAGAATGGAGAAGCTCAATGTGTTTCGGAACATGTCATAATCTAAAAAATGATAAagttttatcacatttatacgtAGTACATATACATGCATATCCGATTTCTAAAATAccatattttctttttctttccggACAGAGATCTCCGCAACCAAAGAAGCTCAAAGGATTCAAGTTACAAGGCTAGGACCACGATCGACACAAATCAacaccccctcccaaactaagaatttttctttgagtacaGGATTGACAGGAATTAGGACAAGATGACATCGAAGTGAGCTTCCGGTGGAGGCGCCACAAAGATCCATCACTACACCATGAGCCAAAATAACCTTCTCCTATTTTATTTTGTTATCTTGGCTTATTCATCTCTGAACATTCCATTAAAATTTGCAGGTATCTCCAGAAGCAGGGTCAAGGTCGATTATTCGAGAGATGGGGGCCCCCGTAGCAGCCTTGTTCCTTAATAATAACTCCGCCGATCGGAGATCTACCTTCTAACTGCGTTAAATAACTCCGTCAACCAGAGATGCAATCTAACAGTGACTAACTCCACCAATCGGAGACCGACAATCTAACTGCGActaactccgccaatcggagatGCAATCTAACTGCGTCAAataactccgccaatcggagatGCAATCTAACTGCAACTAACTCCACCAATCGGAGATACCATCTAATTGCGTCGACTAACTTCGCCAATCGAGGATACTGTCTAACAACGCCAATTACCCCGCAAATCGGGGACCGCCGTCTAACTTCGTCAACAACTCCGCCAGTCTGAGATTTttactttacattacagttgctccgccaatCGGAGATTTTTACTTTACATCACAGTTGCTCCGCCAATCGGAGATTTttactttacattacagttgctccgccagccggaagctttacattacagttgctccgccagccggaAGCTCTACATTACACTCGCTCTGCCCGCCAGAAGCTTTACATTTCAGTCGCTCCGCAAATCGGTGCTTTCAATTCTAGTTTGTCTACAATCCCTTCCTTTATTTCcttatgttattattacattatAACTTTGAACTGCACAGGTATCTTTACATTTTTGCAGATGAACACAATACAACGTGGAACTATCTCTGCCACGGCGAACTGAGGCGCCCCGCCTGATGAGGACTCACAAGCTAGAGTCAATGAATCCGCTCTCCGCTTTAGCTCGCCAACCtgtttttctttcaatttttcaAGAAGTCACTTCTTTTGAGAATCTACATTCTAGAAACGCAGTCAAATTCTTCTGCATCCTAAGGTCACCATAATGCGATACTGGGACAATTCTGAGGGTCAGTCCCCTACAACGAGCTGATATGATCCTATGACAGCACATAGATGCATTCGTGCAAAGTCTCACTTATGGGTGTGTCGCGGCCACCACATTTATAATCAAGAAGCTGCAAAGCTACATCCCATCATCAGAAAAACCTTTTTCATCAGCAATCTTTCCCAAAACTTGACAGCATATTCTTAACAACATCTAGTGTcaccataattcgacactgggaaaACATTTTGAGGATCCCTCAAAATTTTTACCttctcattttcttttaactGAATTAATTCACGTCCTCTTCAATACATAGGGGACTCAGAGTCAAGCTAGTCATATTCCATTCTACCCATTTTCGCTCCAGTCAAGCTAGTCATATTCCATTCTAGCCATTCGCTCCATTCTGCAAATACTCtttgaatctctcccaggcttcatataattgttcccccggtcgctgcttaaattcatatattTTGTCACGAAAATCAGTCACTAtatctgcccatgaagtaatcgaatttcggggcagcttctcaaaccatgttcttgcctctccggctaaggaatatttgaataacctcaaccgaatagcatcttgtggaacgttgttctggatatgattagcacacacatccataaaattctgcaaatgacgttgagggtcattctcggtagaattccgaaagtatccctcaagtttcaacaactggtatagagaggagtcaattttcacagtagcagcTCTAACTCGAGGcagaacaatagcagatgcatagtcctcctctggaacaagatcagcgaaaatattctcatcgtctgattcattcgcctgattgttcaaccgattcccctggttaccagcacgttgattttgctaattttgattcatgttcacctggtttacatagagtagcaaacaaggtgtgatggaataagaaaaagacttcaatcaaagcaaacactatttagtaatttcaaaaccgtagtCCCCGGCAGCggcaccaaaatttgatacgctcaaattacacctattaatggtataacgcggacgttgtcaatatagtaacccaacaaggttggggtcgaatcccacagggaatgtggtgtgaaaaggttactaaagtcgtaggatgctaagttctaagtctaatgtcttaatccgatgattttggtaaaagttggtttttctataactaattgctatctacttgctttggtggaaatttatggtaaaagaaactaaggttgtgtccccgttagatagagtgtatgatcatgggtattgatcttgatatacttctaatggatcattatatgaatgcacttaatctctatatgaatctctactatttcccaataaataaagattatctctttctatgattttcccaaatataagaaagtaactatgaagaacgattaatcatgccaagtaaattcttcttattcctaagtgaatttattaaacaaagtttaaagctttgagtccttgttagttattcttaccaaccctaattattttcccaaataaatcaaggtttatggctttaatcaatgtttgcaaccattaattatgaatgaagaataactaaaccctaataatccattatgtgtatatcaatcacaaacccaatcacaaaacacccatcattggctttacaaccctagtaagggaatttagctactcatgacaaagaacaagaaataagaaattgaagaattcataattgcttactttggaagaaaagaggaattgataatacttgaattgatattTGAACCTtcaaaactagagagtattttatgttctaagtcaagagacaaaaatataataactgataactattaaaaccctacaatgactatttataggttttgaaaacgtGAAAATCGtggatttgcactttggtcccgtcgatacgaaatacggttcgtaaagtgaaatacggaccgtaaaccagtttacgaccaagtcgtccttccagttgtgagcaacttcaatcttttgaaatatggaccgtaaagtggtttacggcccgtaaactgccctgtcatctttcaacttccaaaactctgACTTTttgccaaatgctcgaatggttaaatacgctttgaaatacggaccgtaaactgaaatacggtccgtaaactgagtttgtaaatcaccatgtcctcagcctgcctttctggttctgttattcttTCATACGCctatggaatacggcccgtattttagaatacggaccgtaaactgagtttatgGCCACTTCTGCACTTCCAACTGTTTCCATTCCGAATCTGTTCCgtttcctgaaaaacactaaaaaccacgtaaaatcacatagacttgcttaaaaacaagtaaaacttgtagcagaaaagcatcgattgtggcgtaaaatcacgccacatcacatACCTTTTGTATAATTTTCTAAAGGATATGGTGGGGCCATGGCCCCAATTGGCGTAGTTCAAGGAAAGCATTTTGCAAATTTAGGAGTAGGTGGATTTTTCTGGGATTAAGGCATgttggtcgggttttttttcttcttttcaatccCGAGCCTATGCTAGTCAACACATCCCTGAACTCCTCTAAAGTCGGCATCATCTCGACGACATCCCCAAATCGGAAAACCGTCCTATCTTTGTCCCAAAACCCGGTAATTACCTCTATCAGTTCTTTCAACCCGTCATTGTCATGATGGATGTCAGATTTCTTAAATGACATGAAATCCTCTTTTTCTCCTCCGAggacatttggccccaccaaatACGTAGCAACTCCGGTGTAGTAAAAACCACGTCAAAACTCAAGTTGATCGACATCTACAAAACCGAAATCAAGGTTAAatcctctcccccccccccccccccaccactaGGCAATGGTTCCATTCACAAACATATTACATGTTTCCAAGTAGCACATAATATGAGATATAGTGTTTTTCGAGTCACAGACTGTACTTGACACGGGTAGTCTCCCTATCGGGTTTGGATACATCTAAAGTATCCAAACCACCCAGTCTACTTCATATTTGGATTTGTTTTAGCTCTAacctaggcatatgcaagagtgggttttttgaattgaccttggacccgagcggactactcaggATGAACCATTGTTGgccgttgggtgaccgcacaccaacttaatgttcaacgtgttccaaagaaaaaggtgtttcgggttttttagtgaaggctagactgCGATCCCGcatgtcccctttgaaaccatgctttttgccaaGAGTGGCGGAGTTTATAATATGAAATGAATGGCAGTTATAATTACAtaaattaaacacataaacaaacaAATGCagttaaaatcacattatattgaaacccttatggttagaacctagaaaatccCTAGCAGAGTCGCCATATGTTACGATTCGCTTTTACGCAGGCTAAGgtataaaagttactacgaggttgctGGTACACTAAATTTGATATTTagttttttagagtcgccacctaatttatttaaaagaaaaattagGAAAACTGGGTCAAAAGAATTTTTCAAACAAGAGAAAAGGTCTTTCGGactagagttcgaggtaagggctCTGTGATCCCCTAgcgaaggttttaagcaccctagtattaaggatccgcagaatacggttgacctacgagcttcaacgTGTGATTTATGTAATTATCTGCTTAAAGCGTTAAATTTTTTGCAAAAATATCATTCTAAGAAATATCATCATTTTCGGAAAAATTTGGCAaaaaagtccccttataaaaGGAGTTTTGTTTTAGAAAATCcgcataagtgttcaactcactttgttgccGGACTAGAACACACTCGAGACTTCTCCTGAGTAGAGTCAATACTATACTAGTCCTAACAAAATGGATTTAGTACTTACGGGttttattttacatatatatacaaaatatggagtatatctccgtttttatacatacatatacatatacatgcatacatacatacatatatatatatatatatatatatatatatatatatatatatatatatatatatatatatatataagaaaaaatcACAAGTTATTATAAGTAAAAATTTTAATCATTTGAAGCCCATAGGTCAAGTAGTCCAAGTCCAAAATCCGTTAACCTCAAATCTGGTCCAATCCGTTTTATCCCATATTTGCAGTCCAAGTCAATTCTGTTTTCAGTCCAAATACAATTTTGGGCCTCCAGGCCCAACAAAGTCTCGTTTTCCAGAAAAGGTTAAGTCCAAGTCCAATACAAAAATGGTCCGTTCCCATTTTAAGTCTAGAAACCATTCAAGTTCAAAATCATAAAATATCCAGATTTTGCCCATTTTAACAAGTACATTTCTAGCACAATTGACATAGTTTTAACTCTTTTTCATCCTAATTCTAGTCCTTTTAAAATAAAGTTTAAGAAGAATCCACGGTTTTATTGCTAACCTTAATTCAAAATCTTGTTAATTTCACTTGAAAGCTCTTGCTTATCATTTTTAAATCTAGTTTTAACTTAGCCAAAATCCGTTAAGTACCATTTTACACAATTTCAAGTTCACCGAGTTTAAAAGCATTTTATAGGCGACTTACCTAATACTAAGTGTTTTCCTACTTCTAACATGCATAAGGCTTTCAATAATTTCAAATGTtattttacaaatacatttttcacaaaatgaatttaaaaggaaaagtttaggctggtgggcctacctaagcccaccaatttgctattttcacccatagccaGGCCTTCACCATTTTTactcatggttgggccttcaatagGAAGTATTAGCTTCTCTTTTATTTCAATGTCACAAACTCAATGGAAGTATTGATGTTGGGCTTCTGGCCCAACGGGTTTATGCGAGGTGTGGCCTGAATGGCCCGAAACGTATTTACACAAAACAAATAATAGATAATAAttagtatgagttaaagaatatgGAGCTTagattaattttctaatcaaacAAACACATACAATGGTGATAGAATACTTCAAGAAGAAATTCAAGCCCAAATCAAGTGATAACAATAAACAATTAAGGCCCAAACAGTTACACTCAGCATCCTTGGACAGAGGCccaataccaaaaaaaaaaaag from Lycium barbarum isolate Lr01 chromosome 10, ASM1917538v2, whole genome shotgun sequence includes:
- the LOC132612871 gene encoding uncharacterized protein LOC132612871, producing the protein MNEFTLAKKILQAGYFWMTMERDSIRYVQKFHQCQVHGDFIRVPPNELNVQASTYKAVTKKVVADFVRNNIVCRFGIPESIIIDNAANLNSDLMRETCEKFRIAHRNSTAYRPQMNRAVEAANKNIKKILRNITDSHKQWHENFPYALLGYRTTARTSTGATPYMLVYGSEAVIPAEVEIPSLRIIQDVGLDNAEWIRSRHEQLMLIDEKRMDAVCHGQLYQNRISKAFNKRVRPRKFEPGQLVLKRIFPHQDKAKGKFTPNWKGPYVVHRVLSGGALILAEMDGKVSTKPINSDSIKKYYI